The Echeneis naucrates chromosome 10, fEcheNa1.1, whole genome shotgun sequence genome has a window encoding:
- the LOC115049633 gene encoding soluble guanylate cyclase 88E-like, whose product MYGLLCESLHDFIKESYGDDVWKLVRERADVRLHSFVTHQVYSESVIPRIAKAASGVTGTPYNELMNSWGVYFLGFVGKYGYDRILKVLGRHVRDFVNGLDNLHEYLRFSYPKVQPPTFFCQEESATGVTLHYRSKRKGYLHYAMGQLRQMGKQFYDTDIHVEVLSEQMVGDYSHVTMRLNFDNSAYRYIMKEDEEEQEILPITSDFFFEVFPFNIVFRQDMVVHNVGSGLATVFPDLDGKKINDAFLLARPLVEFTWNMIISHPNNLFEIMSKEPVKRERNLHNRVQNSDYENANRSADVDVELMAFQSIIGDDYKDGNSANAMESWGDGSRCLKLKGQMRYMPEWESIIFLGTPVMESLSAMFKTGLYINDLSMHDSSRDLVLAGTQQSEELKRALIQEQKKSSKLEESMKMLDYEMKKTDDLLYRMIPKPVAKRLRKGEPAVNTCEVFPDVTILFSDVVGFTRICSHITPMQVVSMLNTMYTLFDTLSEKHRVFKVETIGDAYMVVAGAPEKTKYHAHNICDMALDMVRSIDHLKDPSNGNNIQIRVGIHSGMVVAGVVGHKMPRYGLHGDTVHTASAMESNGKEMHIQLSSATYEHLKGSHFIFERRGIITIKGNVEIETYWLKGKRDKDGNAQAACPQFETQTISKAISKATISGPEATADEEGQVFPLVAGEDEDDVKSIRSHRIKMEISGHSLEESIEECRVEEMSVHKSHYKDALQDALQDSHLELDSPESDSRDSILECRDSSCDSRCSKSAMCSVS is encoded by the exons ATGTATGGGCTGCTATGTGAGAGTCTTCACGACTTCATCAAGGAATCATATGGGGATGATGTGTGGAAGTtggtcagagagagagcagatgtCAGATTACACTCTTTTGTCACCCACCAG GTGTATAGCGAGAGTGTGATTCCTCGTATTGCAAAGGCAGCCAGTGGAGTGACAGGCACACCGTACAATGAACTGATGAACTCCTGGGGTGTCTACTTCCTGGGCTTTGTAGGGAAGTATGGCTATGACAGGATCCTCAAG GTGTTAGGCCGTCATGTGCGTGACTTTGTCAACGGCCTCGACAACCTCCATGAATACTTGCGCTTCAGCTACCCCAAGGTGCAGCCCCCCACCTTCTTCTGCCAGGAGGAGTCTGCCACCGGAGTCACCCTCCACTACAG GAGTAAACGGAAAGGCTACCTGCACTATGCTATGGGTCAGCTCAGGCAGATGGGTAAACAGTTTTACGACACCGACATTCATGTAGAGGTGTTGTCAGAGCAGATGGTCGGAGACTACTCACATGTCACCATGAg aCTAAACTTTGATAATTCAGCTTACCGCTACATCAtgaaagaggatgaggaagagcaggagaTTTTGCCCATTACCTCAGATTTCTTCTTTGAGGTCTTTCCCTTTAATATCGTCTTCAGGCAG gacatggTGGTGCATAACGTGGGCTCGGGCCTGGCTACAGTCTTCCCTGATCTAGATGGCAAGAAGATCAATGATGCTTTCCTCCTGGCTCGCCCCCTAGTGGAGTTTACCTGGAACATG ATCATCTCCCACCCAAACAACCTGTTTGAAATCATGTCCAAGGAGCCTGTCAAGAGAGAAAGGAACCTTCACAACCGAGTCCAGA ATTCCGACTACGAAAACGCCAACCGCTCTGCCGACGTAGATGTGGAGCTCATGGCTTTCCAATCCATCATTGGAGATGATTATAAAG ATGGTAACAGTGCTAATGCAATGGAGAGCTGGGGCGATGGGAGCCGCTGCCTGAAACTAAAAGGACAAATGAGATACATGCCAGAGTGGGAGTCCATCATCTTCCTGGGAACTCCTGT gatgGAGAGTCTGAGTGCTATGTTTAAGACCGGCTTGTACATCAACGACCTGAGCATGCATGACTCAAGCAGAGACCTGGTTTTGGCAGGGACTCAGCAGTCAGAAGAGCTGAAGAGGGCCCTCATACAG GAGCAAAAGAAGTCAAGTAAGCTGGAGGAGAGTATGAAAATGTTGGACTATGAGATGAAGAAGACTGATGACCTTCTGTACAGGATGATTCCCAAACCAGTGGCGAAAAGACTGCGCAAGGGAGAGCCTGCTGTTAACACTTGTGAG GTGTTCCCAGATGTGACCATTCTCTTCAGTGATGTTGTGGGATTCACTCGCATTTGCAGCCACATCACTCCGATGCAGGTGGTGTCCATGCTCAACACCATGTACACACTGTTCGACACACTCAGCGAGAAGCACCGCGTCTTcaag GTTGAGACAATTGGAGATGCATACATGGTCGTTGCTGGGGCTCCAGAGAAGACTAAGTACCACGCTCACAACATCTGTGACATGGCCCTGGACATGGTGCGATCCATCGATCACCTCAAAGACCCTTCCAATGGCAACAACATACAGATCCGTGTTG GGATCCACTCGGGCATGGTTGTAGCAGGTGTGGTGGGGCACAAGATGCCACGTTATGGCCTGCACGGTGACACAGTCCACACCGCATCTGCCATGGAGAGTAACGgcaag GAGATGCACATTCAGCTCAGCAGTGCCACCTATGAGCACCTGAAGGGAAGCCATTTCATTTTCGAAAGGAGGGGGATCATCACCATCAAG GGGAATGTTGAAATTGAAACCTACTGGTTAAAAGGAAAGAGGGACAAGGATGGCAACGCGCAGGCAGCATGTCCTCAGTTCGAGACTCAGACCATCAGTAAGGCCATCAGCAAGGCCACCATTTCTGGTCCTGAGGCCACAGCAGATGAGGAGGGACAG GTTTTTCCTCTGGTGGCTGGGGAGGACGAAGATGACGTCAAGTCCATTCGCTCTCATCgtataaaaatggaaatttcgGGTCATTCTCTGGAGGAGTCAATTGAGGAGTGCAGAGTAGAGGAAATGTCTGTTCATAAG TCCCACTACAAGGATGCTTTGCAAGACGCTCTCCAGGACTCTCACTTGGAACTGGACTCACCTgagtctgacagcagagactCCATCTTGGAGTGCCGTGACAGCTCCTGTGACTCCCGCTGCTCTAAGAGTGCCATGTGCTCTGTGTCATGA